The window GAATGTATTTTTGTACAAAAAGGTAGCTCCCTGCTTTATAAGCAGGGTCTTCATCCCCTATCATACTAAAAAGCTCCCTATCCGGCCCCTGGGGGTTTTCGGTACCGTCAACAAAACCCAAAATGGAACGGCTGTCCCAATACCTGAAACCATGAATTTCGTCCGTACTGACGGCTACGGGGCTTAAAACATCTGTTATTGCCGATGCCATATCATAACATATGCTTGTAGTATCGGCCCTGATATGAAAATGCAAATCTCCTTTGGTAGAAACCGCTGTGTGTTTTGCGCCAACAATGGGAGCAAAAGCAGCCAGTTCTTTAGGTAAGGGAACCGGCAGCTGAAGCCGGAGCCAGGCTTCATACCCAATACCCATTACACAGCTTGCCCTGGAAACCGGGAAACGCACATTGGCAGAATTGTTGAGATTAATAAGCAACTTGCAAAGCTTTTTAAAAGCATCGCCAACCACCGGGTTATCCTTAAACTCCCAAACCATAAATATGGTATTTTCATTGGTGTAGTCTGTTACATTCTGCGAATCTGGCTTCATCGGCTTTTAATATATTGCAATTGTGAATCACGAAAATAAAAAATACAGGTTGTATTAATACAGGTGGAGATTACATTTTTTATAGGACGAGAAAACCTTTAATTGATCTGTTGAAAATCTTCTTTTTTCGTAAAATATGCCAGCCCTAAAATTAGGGCTATTGTAGTGGCAAAATTAATTTTCTGCATTATTGGTAAATACTTAAGACTACCAGAGCCATAAAGGTATAGTGTATAATAAAACACAAGGAGACAAACAATACATAGCCATTTAAATAAATGCAGCCTTGACTTTAAAACAAAAACAGTGATATAAAACATACCTATAAGAAACATTGTACTGGCTACAATAATCATAATATCGTGCAATGGGGTTGCTATTAAAAAAGTAAAAAACATACCACCGGCCCCCACATATTTTATTACTTTGGAGGCGCCCTTTACCGGTATTTTCTTTGAAAATTCAACAAAGAATATAGCAAAGCTGGCCGAAAAGAAAATCATTCCTCCTATAGCCCAAAAACGGGCTGAATTGTCTGATCCATTAACAGCATTTTTACCGAAAAGATTACTTATATAATTATTTTTCCAGTCATATCCAACGGAGTTTTTGTCCACTTGCGACCCACCGGGATAGTTCCATGTTGCTATAAATAGCAACAATAACGAAATAATTATTCCCAATAGAATTGAATGTTTTTTTAGCATACAATATTGATTTAGAAATATTAAACTCTTGTGCAAAAGTATTTCAATATCGCATTAAGATTTACAACGGACAAATTATCGAACTGTTCTTTAAGAAAAAAGCCTTCAGATTTTCATCTAAAGGCTTTTCAATTTTACTCCCATGCTCCGCATACGGTGGGGCATTTTGTGGTCCCGACGAGAATCGAACTCATATCTAGAGTTTAGGAAACTCCTATTCTATCCGTTGAACTACGGGACCTGTTATGGCGGATAAAAGGCCAGAACTTTTAATCAGCTTGCAAAGGTGCAAATTATACCTGAAAAATCACATGCCTTATTGGCAAATTTTTATCGGCACAGAAATGCTGCTCCATCTGCACATCTGAAACGGCGAAGCCCTCAACGAAGTTAATCTATAGTCTGCTACCTAATCACCGCCCCAGTATGAAAATCTTCCACCGGTGCAACAAAACTTAATT is drawn from Mucilaginibacter ginsenosidivorax and contains these coding sequences:
- a CDS encoding Dyp-type peroxidase, producing MKPDSQNVTDYTNENTIFMVWEFKDNPVVGDAFKKLCKLLINLNNSANVRFPVSRASCVMGIGYEAWLRLQLPVPLPKELAAFAPIVGAKHTAVSTKGDLHFHIRADTTSICYDMASAITDVLSPVAVSTDEIHGFRYWDSRSILGFVDGTENPQGPDRELFSMIGDEDPAYKAGSYLFVQKYIHDLAAWKGLSTEQQEKVIGRSKANDIEMDDDVKPSNSHIALANVGDELKIVRDNMPFGNMSANEMGTYFIAYASTFSTVQKMLNNMFIGLPVGNYDRILDFSTPKTGSLYFVPTFNMIDDFSSE